The following proteins are encoded in a genomic region of Natrinema sp. HArc-T2:
- a CDS encoding winged helix-turn-helix transcriptional regulator: protein MEHRLDEIDRRIINALMDDARNISAPTIAEETNVSPGTIRNRISRLEDHGVLTGYHATVDFERADGRLTNLFMCNAPVSERELIARRTRAISGVINVRELMTGRRNLHVLAVGEDTADLRRIARSLSDLGVEIEDEVLVQNEIWQPYAPYGPAENARCESITDFVSLSGDAEVAEVTVDPGAPIAATTLKRAVGRNVLDDDALVIAIERDDTVLTPHGDTEIRADDIVTVFSRDGIDDATLEAFRDGADSA from the coding sequence ATGGAGCATCGGCTCGACGAGATCGATCGGCGGATCATCAATGCGCTGATGGACGACGCACGGAACATCTCAGCACCGACGATCGCCGAGGAAACGAACGTGTCGCCGGGAACGATTCGGAACCGAATTTCACGACTGGAAGACCACGGTGTGCTCACCGGCTACCACGCAACCGTCGACTTCGAGCGAGCGGACGGGCGGCTGACGAACCTGTTTATGTGTAACGCGCCGGTCTCCGAGCGGGAACTGATCGCTCGCCGGACGCGGGCCATCTCCGGTGTGATCAACGTCCGCGAACTGATGACCGGTCGCCGAAACCTCCACGTGTTGGCAGTCGGCGAGGACACAGCCGATCTCCGGCGGATCGCCCGCTCGCTGTCGGATCTCGGCGTCGAGATCGAAGACGAGGTTCTCGTCCAGAACGAGATCTGGCAGCCGTACGCGCCGTACGGTCCCGCCGAGAACGCCCGGTGTGAGTCGATCACCGACTTCGTCAGCCTCTCGGGTGACGCGGAAGTCGCCGAGGTAACCGTCGATCCCGGCGCGCCGATCGCAGCGACGACCCTGAAACGCGCCGTTGGGCGGAACGTTCTCGACGACGACGCGCTCGTGATCGCGATCGAGCGCGACGACACCGTCCTGACGCCACACGGCGATACCGAAATCCGAGCCGACGATATCGTCACGGTCTTCTCGCGTGACGGCATCGACGACGCGACGCTCGAGGCGTTCCGTGACGGTGCCGACAGCGCATAG